In the Acropora muricata isolate sample 2 chromosome 1, ASM3666990v1, whole genome shotgun sequence genome, one interval contains:
- the LOC136915671 gene encoding uncharacterized protein yields the protein MAQTCKLLAGVSVFSVLFLLLISSNMKKSVTFSVYKYLPLEPSKSSSKSPPTNSLQDLEVYVRYTTANPEFPKQAQAWIFRSISLFWPKNTKVVVVLDKENAADRAYGSSIMENTLSPKITLKVCYMETYPPEMIHHWGKMRMYMDMMHADFCTNATYVGLVDVDTLFTTAVTPSLLLEAGKPVVTGRIGEPRRDCWMKTDCEQSLFGQSRLISAGLEGSASAKRAKAEGRRRERREGLHPLL from the exons ATGGCGCAAACATGCAAGCTTCTTGCCGGCGTCTCTGTCTTTTCCGTGCTTTTCCTCTTATTGATTTCTTCAAATATGAAGAAGAGTGTAACTTTCTCCGTTTACAAATATCTGCCATTAGAACCAAGTAAAAGCTCATCGAAATCGCCCCCAACAAACAGCCTACAAGACTTGGAGGTCTACGTACGATACACCACAGCGAATCCAGAATTTCCAAAACAAGCTCAGGCTTGGATTTTCAGAagcatttcattgttttggcCCAAGAATACAAAAGTTGTTGTGGTGCTGGATAAGGAAAATGCAGCAGACAGGGCGTACGGCTCCTCAATAATGGAAAATACTTTGAGTCCAAAGATAACTTTGAAAGTGTGCTATATGGAAACTTATCCTCCGGAAATGATTCACCATTGGGGTAAAATGCGAATGTATATGGACATGATGCACGCTGATTTTTGCACCAATGCAACCTATGTAGGTCTTGTTGATGTCGACACACTCTTTACTACGGCCGTTACGCCAAGTCTTCTACTGGAAGCTGGGAAGCCCGTGGTCACAGGAAGAATAGGAGAGCCTAGACGGGATTGCTGGATGAAAACCG actgcgagcagtccctcttcggtcagtcacgtctaatcTCGGCAGGATTGGAGGGaagcgcgagtgcgaagcgagcgAAAGCCGAGGGGAGAAGGCGGGAAAGGAGGGAGGGACTGCATCctcttttgtaa